The following proteins come from a genomic window of Micromonospora zamorensis:
- a CDS encoding helix-turn-helix transcriptional regulator has product MEHTSPSSPAPPAASERFRWELRNCRVRRGLTQRALADLVRFSRETVAAVESGRRFGSHEFALRCDDVLGTDGRLAALWPQVAAEQAAADGRRGPRASPPVRPGRPAPRQRDRRDARDPGAVVDAIDELRELIGQVLNGPSGPDDAQRPQPPADPRDDQR; this is encoded by the coding sequence ATGGAGCACACGTCCCCGTCGAGCCCTGCTCCCCCTGCGGCCAGCGAACGGTTCCGATGGGAACTGCGCAACTGCCGCGTCCGGCGGGGTCTGACCCAGCGGGCGCTGGCGGATCTGGTGCGGTTCAGCCGGGAGACGGTCGCGGCGGTCGAGTCCGGTCGCCGGTTCGGCAGTCACGAGTTCGCGCTGCGCTGCGACGACGTGCTCGGCACCGACGGCCGACTCGCGGCGCTGTGGCCGCAGGTGGCGGCCGAACAGGCGGCGGCCGATGGCCGCCGGGGCCCCCGCGCCTCACCACCGGTCCGGCCGGGCCGGCCGGCGCCACGTCAGCGTGATCGACGCGACGCGCGCGACCCCGGCGCCGTGGTGGACGCGATCGACGAGCTGCGTGAGCTGATCGGGCAGGTGCTCAACGGCCCGTCCGGTCCGGACGACGCACAGCGGCCGCAGCCGCCGGCCGACCCCCGCGACGACCAGCGCTGA
- a CDS encoding ABC transporter substrate-binding protein, with protein MPLTTPWRSRALTAALLAAVLTTSTACGNDAPGTSASGSIKIGLLASLSGTYQAVGTEIRDGFQLYLDTHDGKLGGRQVDLVIADEGNGAQTAVPAATKLLKQDRVSALTGIVGGGSVAGVTPLLDETKVPLVGSNGRPELKDVSRVWHTSYLSDEPGAAIAQHVRDNVKGSVYAIGPDYQGGWDELRGFTDAFGKIGGKLANSDGKTTFTPFPATTNFTPYFARIKASGAAAVYTFYAGSAAVDFVKQYAQSEIKDVPLYAAGFLTEGGVLNAQGEAARDIFSVLNYSPDLDNAENRAFVAAWKAKHDGSPTTYALASYDAAAVLDRAIGAAGSDPTPEAINTAIGQLGQIASPRGTWQFSTTTHSPVQKWYLRQVRQDGRALSNTVVGDLATVGR; from the coding sequence ATGCCTCTCACCACGCCTTGGCGCAGCCGTGCCCTCACCGCCGCGCTGCTCGCGGCCGTGCTGACCACCAGCACGGCCTGCGGCAACGACGCGCCGGGCACCAGCGCCAGCGGCTCGATAAAGATCGGCCTGCTCGCCTCGTTGTCCGGGACGTACCAGGCGGTCGGCACGGAGATCCGCGACGGCTTCCAGCTCTACCTGGACACCCACGACGGCAAACTCGGCGGTCGACAGGTCGACCTCGTCATCGCCGACGAGGGCAACGGCGCCCAGACCGCGGTCCCGGCAGCGACCAAACTGCTCAAGCAGGACCGGGTGTCCGCGCTCACCGGCATCGTCGGTGGTGGCTCCGTCGCCGGGGTCACCCCCCTGCTCGACGAGACGAAGGTGCCGCTCGTCGGTTCCAACGGGCGACCGGAACTCAAGGACGTCTCCCGGGTCTGGCACACCTCGTACCTCTCCGACGAGCCCGGGGCTGCAATCGCCCAACACGTCCGCGACAACGTGAAGGGCTCCGTCTACGCGATCGGCCCGGACTACCAGGGCGGCTGGGACGAGCTGCGGGGGTTCACCGACGCGTTCGGGAAGATCGGTGGGAAGCTCGCGAACTCCGACGGCAAGACGACCTTCACCCCGTTCCCGGCCACCACCAACTTCACCCCGTACTTCGCCCGGATCAAGGCCTCCGGCGCGGCAGCCGTCTACACGTTCTACGCCGGCAGCGCCGCTGTCGACTTCGTCAAGCAGTACGCGCAGTCCGAGATCAAGGACGTCCCGCTGTACGCGGCCGGGTTCCTCACCGAGGGCGGCGTGCTCAACGCGCAGGGCGAGGCAGCCCGGGACATCTTCTCCGTGCTGAACTACTCGCCGGACCTCGACAACGCGGAGAACCGCGCCTTCGTGGCGGCGTGGAAGGCCAAGCACGACGGCTCACCGACGACCTACGCGCTCGCCTCGTACGACGCGGCGGCGGTGCTGGACCGGGCGATCGGCGCCGCCGGAAGCGACCCGACTCCGGAGGCCATCAACACGGCCATCGGCCAGCTCGGCCAGATCGCCAGCCCGCGCGGCACCTGGCAGTTCTCCACCACCACGCACTCCCCCGTGCAGAAGTGGTATCTGCGGCAGGTCCGCCAGGACGGGCGGGCGCTGTCCAACACCGTCGTGGGTGACCTCGCGACCGTCGGCCGATGA
- a CDS encoding branched-chain amino acid ABC transporter permease: MMVVAAGTNRIDPYLIPALDGVAYGLLVFVAASGLVFCFGVANILNLAHGMLYAIGGYTAAALLDGGWASLALALTVGVLAAAAAGVLLAGLLAPVAAGNHLSQALLTFGVALAGGSLLVAGFGPDDPQVLVPAALEGSVVVAGHRYAAYRLVFIVVAAVIAAALYLVMRRTRAGMLVRAAVDDPEMVACLGVSPARIRAGVLAAAGALAGAAGVLGAPIIGPGTDTADTVLLLSLVVVVLGGLGSMGGTLLAALAIGEIQTLGVALLPSAAPFLLFAAMAAVLAVRARGLASRWRAA, from the coding sequence ATGATGGTGGTGGCGGCCGGCACCAACCGGATCGATCCGTACCTGATACCGGCGCTGGACGGGGTCGCCTACGGGCTGCTCGTGTTCGTCGCCGCGTCGGGCCTGGTCTTCTGTTTCGGCGTCGCCAACATCCTCAACCTGGCGCACGGCATGCTCTACGCGATCGGCGGCTACACCGCCGCGGCGCTGCTCGACGGCGGCTGGGCGAGTCTGGCGTTGGCGCTGACGGTCGGTGTGCTGGCCGCCGCCGCGGCGGGTGTGCTCCTGGCCGGCCTGCTCGCACCGGTCGCCGCCGGTAACCATCTGAGCCAGGCGCTGCTGACGTTCGGTGTGGCGCTGGCCGGCGGCAGCCTGCTCGTCGCCGGCTTCGGTCCCGACGATCCGCAGGTCCTGGTGCCCGCGGCCCTGGAGGGGTCGGTGGTGGTCGCCGGTCACCGCTACGCCGCGTACCGGTTGGTCTTCATCGTCGTCGCCGCGGTGATCGCCGCCGCGCTCTACCTCGTCATGCGACGCACCAGGGCCGGCATGCTGGTCCGGGCGGCCGTCGACGACCCCGAGATGGTCGCCTGTCTGGGCGTGAGTCCCGCGCGGATCCGTGCCGGCGTGCTCGCCGCCGCCGGCGCGCTGGCCGGTGCGGCCGGCGTGCTGGGCGCGCCGATCATCGGCCCCGGCACGGACACCGCCGACACCGTGCTGCTGCTGTCCCTGGTGGTCGTCGTCCTCGGCGGGCTCGGGTCGATGGGCGGCACCCTGCTGGCCGCTCTCGCTATCGGCGAGATCCAGACGCTGGGAGTGGCGCTGCTGCCGTCCGCCGCACCGTTCCTGCTGTTCGCCGCCATGGCGGCGGTGCTGGCTGTGCGGGCGCGTGGCCTGGCCAGCAGGTGGAGGGCGGCATGA
- a CDS encoding ABC transporter ATP-binding protein: MLSVDRLCAGYAGGIVLHEVSLRVRPGSIQAVVGRNGAGKSTLVHTIAGLVRASSGRIEIGGVHVAGRQPHRIAQSGVGLVPQGRRVFSRLTVAEHLHLAAAPWRAPVSGGEGWTVARTLELLPRLAARLRHRGCELSGGEQQMLAIARALLGQPRVLLLDEPCEGLSPDLAARVRELVNGLAADGLTVLLVEQQLQHAIDVADRVAVLEYGRVVYDRPTAEARVDPAPLAAMLSVAAAPPPPPNRPAPRLWADTPTSPDPSER; this comes from the coding sequence ATGCTGTCGGTGGATCGCCTGTGCGCCGGCTACGCCGGAGGGATCGTGTTGCACGAGGTCAGCCTGCGGGTCCGCCCGGGCAGCATCCAGGCCGTGGTGGGTCGCAACGGCGCGGGCAAGAGCACGCTCGTGCACACGATCGCCGGGTTGGTGCGAGCCTCCAGTGGTCGCATCGAGATCGGCGGTGTGCACGTGGCCGGTCGGCAACCGCATCGCATCGCCCAGTCCGGCGTCGGTCTCGTCCCGCAGGGCCGGCGGGTCTTCTCCCGGTTGACCGTGGCCGAGCACCTGCACCTGGCGGCCGCGCCGTGGCGGGCACCCGTCTCCGGTGGCGAGGGCTGGACGGTGGCTCGGACCCTCGAACTGCTGCCGAGGTTGGCGGCACGGCTGCGACACCGCGGCTGCGAACTCTCCGGCGGCGAGCAGCAGATGCTGGCGATAGCGCGGGCGCTCCTCGGCCAACCACGGGTGCTGCTGCTCGACGAGCCGTGTGAGGGCCTCTCACCTGATCTGGCGGCGCGGGTGCGTGAGCTGGTCAACGGTCTCGCCGCCGACGGCCTGACCGTGCTGCTCGTGGAACAGCAGCTCCAGCACGCGATCGACGTCGCGGACCGGGTGGCGGTGCTGGAGTACGGCCGGGTGGTCTACGACCGTCCGACGGCCGAGGCGCGCGTCGACCCGGCCCCACTGGCGGCGATGTTGAGCGTCGCCGCCGCCCCACCGCCGCCGCCCAACCGACCGGCCCCTCGGCTCTGGGCCGACACCCCCACGTCACCCGACCCCTCGGAGAGGTAG
- a CDS encoding roadblock/LC7 domain-containing protein — translation MTDQQDLGWLLDTFAARATEVSHAIAISSDGLMVAATRDLPPDRADQLAATGSGLVSLLRGAAAFFDAGAVISNVTQLEGGFMFSMAFNDGASLLVLAAPECDVGKVSYEMTELANRIGDALTPAARAALARSR, via the coding sequence GTGACCGACCAACAGGATCTCGGCTGGCTGCTGGACACCTTCGCCGCGCGGGCGACCGAGGTCAGCCACGCGATCGCCATCTCCAGCGACGGTCTGATGGTGGCCGCCACCCGCGACCTGCCGCCGGACCGGGCAGACCAGTTGGCCGCGACGGGTAGCGGGCTCGTCAGCCTGCTGCGGGGCGCGGCGGCCTTCTTCGACGCCGGCGCGGTGATCTCCAACGTCACGCAGCTCGAGGGCGGCTTCATGTTCTCGATGGCCTTCAACGACGGTGCCTCGCTGCTGGTGCTCGCCGCACCCGAGTGCGACGTGGGCAAGGTCTCCTACGAGATGACCGAGCTGGCCAACCGTATCGGGGACGCCCTGACCCCCGCGGCCCGAGCGGCACTCGCCCGCAGCCGCTGA
- a CDS encoding class I SAM-dependent methyltransferase, with product MATASSDGTYTFDNGQPDAVPQMQALESFLDPITTRRLAQPVLRPGATCWEVGAGGGSMARRIARAVGDDGHVLATDIDPTHLAAEGNLHVRRHDVRTEPPPGDAFDLIHARLVLLHLPDRRRVLRTLTGALAPGGWLVVEEFDCTAPLRVLTAPTDDAAKLFAQVMDAMMGVLADHGADLGWAQDVHTEMALAGLTDLDTITHSQSWAGGSTGASLYETNSRQLEPDLLAAGLSPNQLNAFRRLVRDPGFAVMSYHFVSTRGRLPK from the coding sequence ATGGCAACCGCTTCCAGCGATGGCACTTACACGTTCGACAACGGCCAACCGGACGCCGTTCCCCAGATGCAGGCGCTGGAGTCCTTCCTGGACCCGATCACGACGCGTCGACTGGCCCAACCGGTGCTGCGACCGGGAGCGACCTGCTGGGAAGTCGGGGCGGGCGGCGGCTCGATGGCCCGGCGGATCGCCCGCGCGGTCGGCGACGACGGCCACGTGCTGGCCACCGACATCGACCCCACGCACCTCGCGGCGGAGGGCAACCTGCACGTACGCCGGCACGACGTGCGCACCGAACCGCCACCCGGGGACGCGTTCGACCTGATCCACGCCCGGCTGGTGCTGCTGCACCTCCCCGACCGGCGACGGGTCCTGCGTACGCTCACCGGCGCGCTGGCTCCCGGCGGGTGGCTGGTGGTCGAGGAGTTCGACTGCACCGCGCCGCTGCGGGTGCTGACCGCACCGACCGACGACGCCGCGAAGCTCTTCGCGCAGGTCATGGACGCCATGATGGGTGTCCTGGCGGACCACGGCGCCGACCTCGGGTGGGCGCAGGACGTGCACACCGAGATGGCCCTCGCCGGTCTGACCGACCTGGACACCATCACCCACTCGCAGAGCTGGGCTGGCGGCTCGACCGGAGCGTCGCTCTACGAGACGAACTCCCGCCAGCTGGAACCGGACCTGCTCGCCGCGGGGCTGTCACCCAACCAGCTGAACGCCTTCCGGCGGCTGGTCCGCGATCCCGGGTTCGCCGTCATGTCGTACCACTTCGTCTCCACGCGGGGTCGCCTGCCGAAATGA
- a CDS encoding branched-chain amino acid ABC transporter permease: protein MRDEVIRRARGAVAALALAGLVVAPWVVDDYTTAILARTLALALVGVSVALLTGVAGMPTLGQTAPYAAGAYACAVVGSRISDVGVVQLVVAAAAGAVLAALTVPLVVHARGVIVLMITLAIGELAVTVLGRWRSVTGGTDGLAGIAAVRPFWGLPVLANDQARYLYALVVVTVLVGAVLLLLRTRAGLLLRAGRDDETRLRASGHRVPLYLSGAHMAAGAIAGAAGSLLVVAQQYISPADFGFDTSALLLLGVVIGGTASVGGALVGAALVIAVRDWLFGVLPGHAPLVLGALFVATVYLLPTGTHRARGRWRLPSAPATQPDAPPARDQATVPELHR from the coding sequence ATGAGGGACGAGGTGATCCGGCGCGCGCGGGGCGCTGTGGCGGCCCTGGCCCTGGCCGGCCTGGTCGTGGCGCCCTGGGTGGTGGACGACTACACCACGGCGATCCTCGCCCGGACGCTGGCGCTGGCCCTGGTCGGGGTGAGCGTCGCCCTGCTCACCGGCGTCGCCGGCATGCCCACCCTCGGCCAGACCGCACCGTACGCGGCGGGCGCCTACGCGTGCGCGGTGGTCGGCAGCCGGATCTCCGATGTCGGCGTCGTGCAACTCGTCGTCGCGGCGGCCGCCGGGGCGGTGCTGGCCGCGCTCACCGTGCCGCTCGTCGTCCACGCCCGAGGGGTGATCGTCCTGATGATCACGTTGGCGATCGGTGAACTCGCCGTCACCGTCCTCGGCCGCTGGCGGTCGGTGACGGGTGGCACTGACGGGTTGGCCGGCATCGCCGCGGTCCGCCCGTTCTGGGGGCTCCCGGTCCTGGCCAACGACCAGGCCCGTTACCTGTACGCCCTGGTCGTCGTGACCGTGCTGGTCGGCGCGGTGCTGTTGCTGCTGCGTACCCGGGCGGGGCTGCTGCTGCGGGCCGGCCGGGACGACGAGACGCGGCTGCGGGCCAGCGGTCACCGGGTGCCGCTCTACCTGTCCGGAGCGCACATGGCCGCCGGGGCGATAGCCGGCGCGGCCGGCTCGCTCCTGGTCGTCGCCCAGCAGTACATCTCCCCCGCCGATTTCGGCTTCGACACCTCCGCGCTGCTGCTGCTCGGTGTCGTCATCGGTGGCACCGCCTCGGTCGGCGGCGCCCTGGTGGGCGCGGCGCTGGTCATCGCCGTACGGGACTGGTTGTTCGGGGTGCTGCCCGGCCACGCGCCGCTGGTGCTGGGCGCGCTGTTCGTCGCGACGGTCTACCTGCTGCCCACCGGCACGCACCGGGCACGGGGCCGGTGGCGTCTGCCGAGCGCGCCGGCGACTCAGCCGGACGCGCCACCCGCCCGTGACCAGGCCACAGTCCCGGAGCTGCACCGATGA
- a CDS encoding cytochrome P450: protein MRLNPFAGVYLTDPASMWRRILDDPDGVHYAEDLGLWLISRHADVRRALADVATFGNALTLAPVYEVCPEAMSVIMQIDAPPTTAAADPPVHPRTRRALRAAFASTPERVEVEYGPIIRRRVDQLVSRLAARRGDQVDLIPEFATELPLLVVLDILGVPDGDIGRIRSWADGQIALIWGQPEPAEQVRLAQDLLEFWHYCEELVRQRVDSGHQGDDFISRALAYRDDDDAVLTVPEVASLAFNLLVAGHETTAGLLAHALDQALSSPRHWSELTTDPGAVSAFVGETLRFAPAIDGWLRVTNRDVTLGTVTIPAGARCLLLIGAANRDPAVFAHPDQFHPPRADVGNHLSFGHGPHFCIGAGLARLEAEIAITRLTEAIPGLRLATGQQRSYKANVAFRAHHTLLAVIDTMAPADVPAARGEAAVEAQAA from the coding sequence ATGCGTTTGAATCCGTTCGCCGGGGTCTATCTCACCGATCCGGCAAGCATGTGGCGGCGCATTCTCGACGATCCCGACGGTGTGCACTACGCCGAGGATCTGGGGTTGTGGTTGATCAGCAGACACGCGGACGTCCGGCGCGCACTCGCCGACGTCGCGACGTTCGGCAACGCCCTCACGCTCGCCCCGGTCTACGAGGTGTGCCCGGAGGCGATGAGCGTGATCATGCAGATCGACGCGCCCCCCACGACGGCCGCTGCCGACCCGCCGGTGCACCCCCGCACCCGTCGGGCCCTACGGGCGGCCTTCGCCAGCACCCCCGAGCGGGTCGAGGTCGAGTACGGCCCGATCATCCGGCGCCGGGTCGACCAGTTGGTGTCCCGGCTCGCCGCCCGCCGGGGCGATCAGGTCGACCTGATCCCGGAATTCGCCACCGAGCTCCCCCTGCTGGTGGTCCTGGACATCCTCGGGGTGCCCGACGGCGACATCGGGCGGATCCGGAGCTGGGCGGACGGCCAGATCGCGCTCATCTGGGGGCAACCGGAGCCTGCGGAGCAGGTGCGCCTGGCGCAGGATCTGCTGGAGTTCTGGCACTACTGCGAGGAGCTTGTCCGCCAACGGGTGGACAGTGGACACCAGGGCGACGACTTCATCAGCCGCGCCCTGGCATACCGGGACGACGACGACGCGGTGCTGACCGTGCCCGAGGTCGCGAGCCTGGCCTTCAACCTCCTCGTCGCCGGCCACGAGACCACCGCCGGGTTGCTCGCCCACGCCCTCGACCAGGCGCTGTCCAGTCCGCGGCACTGGTCGGAGCTCACCACCGACCCGGGGGCCGTCTCCGCGTTCGTGGGCGAGACCCTGCGCTTCGCGCCCGCCATCGACGGCTGGCTGCGGGTGACCAACCGGGACGTCACACTGGGAACGGTGACCATCCCCGCCGGGGCACGCTGCCTGCTGCTGATCGGGGCGGCGAACCGCGACCCCGCGGTCTTCGCCCACCCGGACCAGTTTCATCCACCTCGGGCGGACGTGGGCAATCACCTGTCGTTCGGCCATGGCCCGCATTTCTGCATAGGCGCGGGATTGGCGCGGCTGGAGGCTGAAATCGCCATCACCCGACTCACCGAAGCCATTCCCGGCCTCCGCCTGGCGACTGGGCAACAGCGCTCGTACAAGGCCAATGTCGCGTTTCGAGCCCACCACACGCTGCTCGCGGTAATCGATACCATGGCACCGGCCGACGTTCCGGCGGCGCGAGGTGAGGCGGCCGTCGAAGCGCAGGCCGCCTGA
- a CDS encoding ABC transporter ATP-binding protein translates to MTGLLNVEEVSVRYGSLAALAGVDLCIHDGQRHALIGPNGAGKTTLLNVIGGSTKPQRGRVIFNGRDLGRLGPAARARRGINRIHQRPAVFPTLTAMENVVVAALPRLTPHRRWWPGGRRRIAQHRAGPLLDQMGLADVATVPAGHLAHGQRRQLEIAMALAGRPRLLLLDEPAAGLSAVEVGRLVELLQALPRAVAVLLVEHRLDLVYALSDTVTVLRDGRTLAAGTPDEIRTSPLVRQAYADGVA, encoded by the coding sequence ATGACCGGTCTGCTGAACGTCGAGGAGGTCAGCGTGCGGTACGGCTCGCTGGCCGCGCTGGCCGGCGTGGACCTGTGCATCCACGACGGTCAGCGGCACGCGCTGATCGGCCCCAACGGAGCCGGCAAGACGACACTGCTCAACGTGATCGGCGGGTCCACGAAACCCCAGCGCGGCAGGGTGATCTTCAACGGACGCGACCTCGGTCGGCTCGGCCCGGCGGCCCGGGCCCGACGAGGTATCAACCGCATCCACCAGCGACCCGCCGTCTTTCCGACACTCACCGCGATGGAGAACGTGGTGGTCGCCGCGCTGCCCCGGCTCACGCCCCACCGCAGGTGGTGGCCGGGTGGACGTCGGCGCATCGCGCAACACCGGGCGGGCCCGCTGCTGGATCAGATGGGCCTCGCCGACGTCGCGACGGTGCCGGCCGGGCACCTCGCACACGGCCAACGACGCCAGTTGGAGATCGCCATGGCCCTTGCCGGTCGCCCTCGCCTGCTGCTCCTCGACGAACCGGCGGCCGGGCTGTCCGCCGTCGAGGTCGGCCGGCTCGTCGAGTTGCTCCAGGCGCTGCCCAGAGCGGTCGCCGTATTGCTTGTCGAACATCGACTGGACCTGGTGTACGCGCTCTCCGACACCGTCACCGTCCTACGCGACGGTCGGACGTTGGCCGCCGGCACGCCGGACGAGATCCGTACCTCGCCGCTGGTGCGGCAGGCCTACGCCGACGGGGTGGCGTGA
- a CDS encoding nitrate- and nitrite sensing domain-containing protein, with the protein MRLIVAAPLVAVIGFAGLALTESARQTARASDLRVLAQVGAEAGDLAYRLQRERIAAADLLTYGGPEQQDAFGAEMATTDDAVTRYRRQRDRLSADAEANRALLRRIDAALGSLAPLRTQVRTATHASVSAMTFSYRIAIADLINFRETVSHGVVDARLADGIRASAALSKTAEAIGQQQVAVLRAVAGGELTPAMQQDITAARTSYTESSLSFLALAPAEWSLWWEQAGTGKEALALQRMQDEVSRAQPGSRLQLETGGWVSTTQTRAARLAELRGRVDAAVRDDVRAAHTDQRRRAVAEAVGVLLALVLTALVTWAVARQITRRLRRLRDAANAVAFEQLPAVVAQLQQPGSAAVDPDKLARQQSSAALEPSTGDEIGELGQAFSAVHQAAVRTAAEQAVMRANTADIFIHLSRREQRLVDAVLAQVDLVERDETDPDRLHQLYTLDNLATRMGRINASLLVLGGVGVGRVRQRDVPLQQVLQAALSQIEHYARIRLGMIDGDVAVAAKTVDEVVHLIAELMDNATTYSPPASETWVSGRSLGDRVIIQISDEGVGLSPQRMQQLNELLARPPAIDVAAVRAMGLVVVGQLAARLGATVQLRRGPRRGILAEATLPATIIRSLPPEEYLLAPGRLSRRAARTANPPPPYQPRPEPTAGRPPAERTLPAAPVFRPAPPPPDRGDAPTEELLIFEQVNHWFQSDVAEGHDGQEWSGPADDAWRTAAQAHTPEVATTTNSGLPKRQPQRQLVPGGVTVPQQQQRSEYRDPAQVATAMAAYARGVANRRRTPINLGNK; encoded by the coding sequence ATGCGCCTCATCGTCGCGGCACCGCTCGTCGCCGTGATCGGCTTCGCCGGTCTCGCGCTGACCGAGAGCGCACGCCAGACAGCCCGGGCCAGCGACCTGCGGGTCCTGGCCCAGGTCGGCGCCGAGGCCGGTGACCTCGCCTACCGCCTGCAACGCGAACGCATCGCCGCCGCCGACCTGCTCACCTACGGCGGGCCGGAGCAGCAGGACGCCTTCGGTGCGGAGATGGCCACCACCGACGACGCTGTCACGCGCTACCGGAGGCAGCGAGACCGGCTGTCCGCCGACGCCGAGGCCAACCGGGCTCTCCTGCGCCGCATCGACGCGGCTCTGGGCAGCCTCGCCCCGCTGCGCACCCAGGTACGCACGGCGACGCACGCCTCGGTGTCGGCGATGACCTTCAGCTACCGCATCGCCATCGCCGATTTGATCAACTTTCGGGAGACCGTCTCGCACGGCGTGGTGGACGCCCGGCTCGCCGACGGGATCCGGGCGTCGGCGGCACTGTCGAAGACGGCCGAGGCGATCGGTCAGCAGCAGGTCGCCGTGCTGCGGGCGGTCGCGGGCGGCGAGCTGACCCCGGCCATGCAACAGGACATCACCGCCGCCCGCACCAGCTACACCGAGTCGAGCCTGTCGTTCCTGGCCCTGGCCCCGGCCGAGTGGAGCCTCTGGTGGGAGCAGGCCGGCACCGGCAAGGAGGCGCTCGCCCTGCAACGGATGCAGGACGAGGTGTCCCGGGCCCAACCGGGGTCGCGGTTGCAACTGGAGACCGGCGGCTGGGTGTCCACCACCCAGACGCGTGCCGCCCGTCTGGCCGAGCTGCGGGGGCGGGTCGACGCCGCGGTCCGCGACGACGTCCGGGCCGCGCACACCGACCAGCGCCGCCGGGCCGTCGCCGAGGCGGTCGGCGTCCTCCTGGCACTCGTCCTCACCGCGCTGGTGACCTGGGCAGTCGCCCGGCAGATCACCCGGCGACTGCGTCGCCTGCGGGACGCCGCGAACGCGGTGGCGTTCGAACAGCTCCCCGCCGTGGTGGCCCAGCTCCAGCAGCCGGGCAGCGCCGCCGTCGACCCGGACAAACTGGCCCGCCAGCAGTCCAGCGCCGCACTCGAACCGTCCACCGGCGACGAGATCGGCGAGCTGGGCCAGGCGTTCAGCGCCGTCCACCAGGCCGCCGTGCGGACCGCCGCCGAGCAGGCCGTCATGCGCGCCAACACCGCCGACATCTTCATCCACCTGAGCCGCCGCGAACAGCGGCTCGTCGACGCCGTCCTGGCCCAGGTGGACCTCGTCGAACGGGACGAGACCGACCCCGACCGGCTCCACCAGCTGTACACGCTGGACAACCTGGCGACCCGGATGGGCCGCATCAACGCCAGCCTGCTGGTGCTCGGCGGCGTCGGCGTCGGTCGCGTACGACAGCGCGACGTCCCCCTGCAACAGGTGCTCCAGGCGGCGCTGTCCCAGATCGAGCACTACGCGCGGATCCGGCTCGGCATGATCGACGGCGACGTCGCCGTGGCGGCCAAGACCGTCGACGAGGTCGTGCACCTGATCGCCGAACTCATGGACAACGCGACGACGTACTCGCCGCCGGCCAGCGAGACGTGGGTGAGCGGCCGGAGCCTCGGTGACCGCGTCATCATCCAGATCAGTGACGAGGGTGTGGGGTTGTCCCCGCAACGGATGCAGCAGCTCAACGAGCTGTTGGCCCGCCCACCGGCGATCGACGTGGCCGCCGTACGGGCGATGGGGTTGGTCGTCGTGGGTCAGCTCGCGGCCCGGCTGGGCGCCACCGTCCAACTGCGACGCGGCCCCCGACGCGGCATCCTCGCCGAGGCGACGCTGCCCGCGACGATCATCCGGTCTCTGCCACCGGAGGAATACCTGCTCGCACCCGGACGGCTCTCGCGGAGGGCGGCGCGCACGGCCAATCCCCCGCCGCCCTACCAGCCGCGGCCCGAGCCCACCGCCGGGCGACCCCCGGCCGAGCGGACCCTCCCGGCGGCGCCGGTGTTCCGACCGGCTCCCCCACCCCCGGACCGGGGTGACGCGCCCACCGAGGAGCTCCTCATCTTCGAACAGGTCAACCACTGGTTCCAGAGCGACGTCGCCGAGGGCCACGACGGCCAGGAATGGTCCGGTCCAGCCGACGACGCCTGGCGCACGGCTGCCCAGGCGCACACCCCCGAGGTCGCCACCACCACCAACTCCGGCCTGCCCAAACGGCAACCGCAACGGCAACTCGTCCCCGGCGGCGTGACCGTCCCCCAGCAGCAACAACGGTCCGAGTACCGCGATCCGGCCCAGGTGGCGACGGCGATGGCCGCGTACGCGCGGGGTGTGGCGAACCGCCGGCGCACCCCGATCAACCTCGGCAACAAATGA